The Polypterus senegalus isolate Bchr_013 chromosome 1, ASM1683550v1, whole genome shotgun sequence genome includes a window with the following:
- the LOC120517041 gene encoding trypsin inhibitor ClTI-1-like, giving the protein MAGSTFTLLVILSLATLLVAQTNGSPLPSDHFCGKYKTPTDCPAEADKVCGTDGQTYKSECILCFEYISRNTIPAIAKHGDC; this is encoded by the exons ATGGCAGGCTCGACCTTCACACTGCTGGTTATTTTAAGTCTTGCAA cccTGTTGGTTGCTCAGACAAACGGCTCACCTTTACCAAGTGAC CATTTTTGTGGCAAATACAAGACGCCAACTGACTGTCCCGCAGAGGCTGACAAAGTGTGCGGAACGGACGGACAAACCTACAAGAGTGAATGTATTCTTTGCTTCGAGTACAT TTCTAGAAATACAATTCCTGCCATCGCGAAACATGGAGATTGCTGA